The following are encoded together in the Vanrija pseudolonga chromosome 7, complete sequence genome:
- the pi_2 gene encoding Papain inhibitor, with protein sequence MFATLLTTFLAVQAAVAAPVNIGKRFSGRATYYEVGLGACGHTNSGSEFVVAVNAPQYNGGAYCGQSVTISANGKSTQATVVDLCPGCPYGALDLSESLFTFFNPTSVGVFTIDWSFGGGGGGGDGGQQSQPSPSPSPDPPAPTSSAAPPPPPEPTSSSTPPPPPSSSSTTTTDAASSTTSSIVPSSSSSIVSSSTTSSLSASATASLNSTALAAPSVSINSTNISSSNPDASVVNNDGDASGNLASMSNLVASIGRLVVLAASS encoded by the coding sequence ATGTTCGCCACGCTCCtcaccaccttcctcgccgtccagGCCGCTGTTGCCGCCCCTGTCAACATTGGCAAGCGCTTCTCCGGCCGTGCCACCTACTacgaggtcggcctcggcgcctgCGGTCACACCAACTCGGGCTCCGAGTTTGTCGTTGCCGTCAACGCCCCCCAGTACAACGGTGGCGCTTACTGTGGCCAGTCGGTCACGATCAGCGCCAACGGCAAGTCGACCCAGGCTACCGTTGTCGACTTGTGCCCTGGCTGCCCTTACGGCGCTCTTGACCTGTCCGAGTCGCTCTTCACCTTCTTCAACCCCACGTCGGTCGGTGTCTTCACCATTGACTGGAGCtttggcggtggtggtggcggcggtgacggtggcCAGCAGTCGCAGCCttcgccctccccctcgcccgaCCCACCCGCGCCGACTTCCTCGgctgcccctcctcctccccctgagccgacctcgtcgtcgactcctccccctcctccttcgtcttcgtcgacgacgacgactgacgccgcctcgtcgaccacgtctTCGATTGTtccttcctcttcttccaGCATtgtctcgtcgtccaccacgaGCTCGCTCAGTGCTTCTGCCACTGCTTCCCTCAACTCGACGGCTCTGGCTGCGCCATCCGTCTCGATCAACTCGACCAACATCAGCAGCTCGAACCCCGATGCTTCCGTCGTCAACAACGACGGTGACGCCTCGGGCAACCTCGCCAGCATGAGCAACCTTGTTGCTTCGATTGGCAGACTGGTtgtcctcgccgcgtcgtcatAA